The following proteins are co-located in the Salinirubrum litoreum genome:
- a CDS encoding AbrB/MazE/SpoVT family DNA-binding domain-containing protein: MSEATLDARGRLTLPKEVRERYGDHYHIVQLHDGIKLIPIDENPLDALRSEFADVEKTAEELRQDARTAALDEAGR, encoded by the coding sequence ATGTCCGAAGCGACGCTGGACGCTCGCGGACGCCTCACGCTGCCGAAAGAGGTTCGAGAGCGGTACGGCGACCACTACCACATCGTCCAACTGCACGATGGTATCAAGCTGATTCCAATCGATGAGAATCCACTCGATGCTCTCCGTTCTGAGTTCGCGGACGTTGAGAAGACAGCGGAAGAGCTCCGCCAGGACGCACGTACCGCAGCACTGGACGAGGCGGGACGCTGA
- a CDS encoding PIN domain-containing protein, with the protein MYAETDFLLALIKDEDWLGDAAEAVYREHSDELWTSQFTLIELLMVAYREDRDTERVVTNAAALLDVRGDVDTVVAAASYVEDHGFTPFDALHLVESDGDTIVSSDEAYESVAPRLDLKTVQDE; encoded by the coding sequence ATGTACGCGGAGACAGACTTCCTGCTGGCACTCATCAAGGACGAAGACTGGCTCGGGGACGCCGCAGAGGCCGTCTATCGCGAGCATTCGGACGAGCTGTGGACGTCTCAGTTCACGCTCATCGAACTTCTCATGGTTGCATACCGAGAAGACCGAGATACGGAACGAGTCGTCACAAACGCGGCTGCCCTATTGGACGTTCGTGGTGACGTGGATACCGTCGTCGCAGCTGCAAGCTACGTCGAAGACCACGGATTCACTCCCTTCGATGCGCTCCACCTCGTCGAATCTGATGGCGACACGATCGTTTCGAGTGATGAGGCGTACGAATCGGTTGCTCCACGGCTCGACCTGAAGACAGTCCAAGACGAGTGA
- a CDS encoding ATP-binding protein has translation MKSFSPVETKYTWVECKHVGDGTDTPGSKAAGTKLLQAIHERTPYPFRRWFHRFIPRLGARPYRSFVVDRRELGSFLLLDGDAVSPAVHRALNIIDSDRTAVTLPPERVLERYWTEGFPLGTCDSQQTSRHTEPISVPPALQREHMAILGSTGSGKTTSGETGILANHVATDGADIVIAPKGDGFTRQLLMLHYAKHGDLDNVLYFDCAEVVPAIGFFDIRSDLEAGVTRETAINDRIAHYLEIVDLLNTKENTEPAQWASTIIQALIKTGFDPVHGAEAFSHREMQALLRQLELDAPHPPVSTMWATDTYADLYSLKPEIFQGVKDGAKTQIRQPIADSRVAHIFNHVSEPDGPHLDLDALLNQDVLVILDMGRLNEQSSRDLTTVLLSMLWAALQRRVERSRYQEETQPLVNIYIEEASFLADSKLLDQLLSKGRSFDCSLLLSMQFASQAKGKSSKTLDEILSNVKTFLVGPIAKSDDIATVLETDEMEQKQIETRLASLENGGWVLKLPSAFGQSRPRPFFVESLPLPVGHPEGDAPPTPAMRDRFEQAFAALDERTRRTVGVEIAEAEQATGPSRSAHEAQTSDSTETDATETDATDSDSEAASRAAPIDSLLPYTKRLPTCVTYDRDAHAVVCTTCSNRYDPTDEGLSRAIDCCHALAEVDPDDVPITTVHLKRSPEELDASAWSRQQLLFLQVVYSASQFRYGPPGYDLLTDSMLRLQEYVGIEHDDVEALLEADLLRQDTDHPHRLYTVTADGRHEIGEGHRQGLDFGDGKGDLGESTQHILGVEVARRWLEQTYVADAESAVTSVETYYEIEQDRLDLVGLDDESVIRITVEVERVNNDLAEAAPSDYDKMAACDPDEAIWVVMSTRDAYRVVHALNHPADGEPRITKSYAKTTPPQNYSIDAPGMSAVFPLESLRRELTDE, from the coding sequence GTGAAGTCCTTCTCGCCTGTCGAGACGAAGTACACGTGGGTCGAGTGCAAACACGTCGGTGACGGCACAGACACGCCCGGGTCGAAGGCTGCCGGGACGAAACTCCTCCAGGCGATACACGAGCGGACACCGTACCCGTTCCGGCGATGGTTCCACCGCTTCATCCCTAGACTCGGGGCACGGCCCTACCGGTCGTTCGTCGTCGACCGGCGTGAACTCGGCTCGTTTCTCTTACTCGATGGTGATGCAGTTTCCCCCGCAGTCCATCGGGCACTGAACATCATCGACAGCGACCGGACTGCAGTGACCCTTCCGCCGGAACGTGTGTTAGAGCGCTATTGGACGGAGGGCTTCCCCCTCGGAACGTGTGACTCACAGCAGACCAGCAGGCACACAGAGCCGATCAGCGTGCCACCGGCACTGCAGCGAGAACACATGGCGATTCTGGGATCGACTGGCTCTGGGAAGACGACGTCTGGGGAGACGGGGATTCTCGCGAATCACGTCGCGACCGACGGTGCTGACATCGTCATCGCCCCGAAAGGCGATGGCTTCACGCGGCAACTGCTCATGCTCCACTACGCGAAACACGGCGACCTCGATAACGTCCTGTACTTCGACTGTGCAGAGGTCGTCCCCGCGATCGGCTTCTTCGACATTCGCTCGGATCTCGAAGCGGGCGTCACACGGGAGACGGCGATCAACGACCGGATCGCCCACTACCTCGAGATCGTCGACCTGCTGAACACAAAGGAGAACACGGAGCCAGCACAGTGGGCATCGACTATCATCCAGGCGCTCATCAAGACTGGCTTCGATCCGGTCCACGGCGCTGAAGCGTTCAGTCACCGCGAGATGCAGGCGCTGTTGCGACAACTCGAGTTAGACGCGCCACATCCACCGGTCTCGACGATGTGGGCGACAGACACGTATGCAGACCTCTACTCGCTCAAGCCCGAGATCTTCCAGGGTGTCAAAGACGGGGCGAAGACGCAGATACGCCAACCAATCGCGGATTCGCGTGTCGCACACATATTCAATCACGTGAGTGAGCCAGATGGGCCACACCTCGATCTGGATGCACTACTGAACCAGGACGTCCTCGTGATTCTGGATATGGGCCGGCTGAACGAGCAGTCGAGTCGTGACCTCACGACCGTCCTCCTCTCGATGCTGTGGGCAGCCCTCCAGCGACGCGTCGAGCGGAGTCGGTATCAAGAAGAGACACAGCCGCTCGTCAACATCTACATCGAAGAGGCGTCGTTTCTCGCAGATTCCAAACTCCTCGACCAACTCCTCTCGAAGGGCCGCAGCTTCGACTGTTCGCTCTTGCTGTCGATGCAGTTCGCGAGCCAGGCCAAAGGAAAGAGTTCCAAAACGCTCGATGAGATACTGTCGAACGTCAAGACGTTTCTCGTGGGGCCGATCGCGAAATCGGACGATATCGCGACTGTGCTCGAGACCGACGAGATGGAGCAAAAACAGATCGAGACCCGACTCGCGAGTCTCGAAAACGGTGGGTGGGTGCTCAAACTTCCCTCAGCGTTCGGACAGTCGCGTCCGCGACCGTTCTTCGTCGAGTCGCTCCCGCTCCCCGTTGGCCACCCGGAGGGAGACGCACCGCCCACCCCGGCGATGCGTGACCGCTTCGAGCAGGCGTTCGCTGCACTCGATGAACGCACACGCCGCACGGTTGGTGTCGAGATCGCCGAAGCAGAGCAGGCCACGGGACCGTCTCGATCGGCTCACGAGGCGCAGACGAGCGACTCGACCGAGACTGACGCGACCGAGACTGACGCCACAGACAGCGACTCCGAGGCAGCATCGCGGGCTGCCCCCATCGACAGCCTCCTGCCGTACACGAAGCGGCTCCCCACGTGTGTCACCTACGACAGGGACGCACACGCAGTCGTCTGCACGACGTGTTCGAATCGCTACGATCCGACTGACGAAGGCCTCTCCCGGGCGATCGACTGCTGTCACGCACTGGCGGAGGTCGATCCCGACGACGTCCCGATCACGACGGTCCACCTCAAGCGAAGTCCCGAGGAACTCGACGCGAGTGCGTGGTCACGCCAGCAGTTGCTCTTCTTGCAGGTCGTCTACAGCGCCTCTCAGTTCCGGTATGGGCCGCCAGGGTACGACCTCCTCACAGACTCGATGCTGCGCCTCCAGGAGTACGTCGGCATCGAACACGACGACGTCGAGGCACTCCTCGAGGCTGATCTCCTCAGACAGGACACCGATCATCCCCACCGCCTCTACACGGTCACCGCTGACGGTCGTCACGAGATCGGGGAAGGGCACAGACAGGGACTCGATTTCGGCGATGGCAAGGGCGACCTCGGTGAGTCCACCCAGCACATCCTCGGCGTCGAGGTTGCGAGGCGGTGGCTTGAACAGACGTACGTCGCAGACGCGGAGTCTGCTGTCACCAGTGTCGAGACCTACTATGAGATCGAGCAGGATCGCCTCGATCTCGTCGGACTCGACGACGAGAGTGTGATCAGGATCACCGTCGAGGTCGAACGGGTGAACAACGACCTCGCTGAAGCAGCTCCCTCGGATTACGACAAGATGGCCGCGTGTGACCCAGATGAGGCGATCTGGGTCGTCATGTCCACGCGTGACGCCTACCGGGTCGTCCACGCACTGAACCACCCCGCAGATGGTGAGCCTCGGATTACGAAGTCCTACGCGAAGACGACTCCGCCACAGAACTACTCTATCGACGCTCCGGGGATGTCTGCGGTGTTCCCACTCGAATCGCTCCGGAGAGAACTCACCGATGAATAG
- a CDS encoding twin-arginine translocation signal domain-containing protein: MNRRSFLGAVARTTAAGALMTLAGCIARKAEPANSR, from the coding sequence GTGAACCGGCGCAGCTTCCTCGGCGCTGTTGCTAGAACCACGGCAGCTGGGGCTCTCATGACGCTGGCTGGCTGCATTGCTCGGAAGGCAGAACCGGCGAACTCACGGTGA
- a CDS encoding CPBP family intramembrane glutamic endopeptidase — protein MQLYVGILAAMLVFGVVARPIVETLVPDLSVIGIRVVLNWLFVALVVGLVAWLGWWRKVRLTAPIASGGRRYLLVLAALLLVPVGVTLALTPAPFAVPEFTILDGQPLSTAGVIVLVVVGFALGAAVSEELLYRGVVLRSFESRGRIPAALAASFLFGASHLSQLVVGVPLSEVLLVSVLSGVSGIGLAAVAFRLGTLWPLVGWHFLQNSFPAFLTAEAMAVFVPVNIAVVLGVAILGTWLLWTDRNIRGVDGEILADAPTQPDGGEIKP, from the coding sequence GTGCAGTTGTACGTCGGCATTCTAGCGGCGATGCTTGTGTTCGGCGTGGTCGCTCGACCAATAGTCGAGACACTTGTCCCCGACCTCTCGGTCATCGGTATCCGTGTCGTCCTCAACTGGCTGTTCGTCGCGCTCGTCGTCGGCCTGGTTGCCTGGCTGGGCTGGTGGCGGAAGGTCCGGCTGACTGCACCGATAGCGTCGGGCGGCCGCCGGTATCTCCTCGTGTTGGCCGCACTGTTGCTCGTCCCGGTGGGAGTGACCCTCGCGCTCACCCCGGCGCCATTCGCAGTCCCGGAGTTTACCATCCTCGATGGACAGCCCCTTTCGACGGCCGGTGTGATTGTACTTGTCGTCGTCGGGTTCGCCCTCGGGGCGGCCGTCTCAGAGGAACTCCTGTACCGGGGTGTCGTCCTCCGGAGTTTCGAGTCGCGGGGCCGAATTCCCGCGGCGCTCGCGGCGAGTTTCCTCTTCGGCGCTTCCCACCTTTCCCAGCTCGTGGTTGGGGTACCCCTGAGTGAAGTGTTACTTGTCAGCGTGTTGAGCGGTGTCTCCGGGATTGGGCTCGCTGCGGTCGCGTTCAGACTGGGGACACTGTGGCCGCTGGTCGGGTGGCACTTCCTCCAGAATTCCTTTCCGGCGTTCCTCACCGCCGAGGCGATGGCGGTGTTCGTCCCCGTCAACATCGCCGTCGTCCTCGGGGTCGCCATTCTCGGGACGTGGCTCCTCTGGACTGATCGTAACATCAGGGGTGTTGACGGTGAGATACTGGCCGATGCACCCACTCAACCCGATGGGGGCGAGATAAAGCCGTGA
- a CDS encoding CPBP family intramembrane glutamic endopeptidase: MSTSTYNQPDVQPRTTDSPRWAILVALGLLLAAAIAPLAIVEGFKLVQAQFGYGGDLAVTYIGGGLLATITIGLIGVTYYRVRPVTVHVPRWLPTLHESGWIVAGIAISFVAAILLGIGMQVLNAVPPTNFLTAAASDRPVLVYGFALFGVLFIVGPIEEYFFRGIVQGRLREQMGPVPAIAIVSIGFALGHVPSYWIGGSDLLSLGVFFALVSIAVASVILGAIYERTQNLVVVIVIHSLINAISVSLALVAALGA; encoded by the coding sequence ATGTCGACTTCAACTTACAATCAGCCGGACGTACAGCCCCGAACTACCGATAGCCCGCGATGGGCGATTCTCGTCGCTCTCGGGCTACTACTCGCCGCAGCGATTGCGCCGCTGGCCATCGTCGAGGGCTTCAAACTCGTGCAGGCGCAGTTCGGGTACGGTGGCGACCTCGCGGTTACGTACATCGGCGGTGGTCTCCTCGCAACGATAACGATCGGCCTGATTGGCGTCACGTACTACCGCGTCCGACCGGTTACCGTCCACGTGCCGCGATGGCTCCCGACGTTGCACGAGAGCGGTTGGATCGTCGCGGGTATCGCCATTTCGTTTGTCGCCGCAATCCTGCTCGGGATCGGGATGCAGGTGCTTAATGCAGTACCACCAACGAACTTCCTTACCGCTGCAGCCTCCGACCGTCCCGTTCTGGTGTACGGATTTGCGCTCTTTGGCGTACTGTTCATCGTCGGCCCCATTGAGGAGTACTTCTTCCGGGGAATCGTCCAGGGTCGCCTCCGCGAACAGATGGGGCCAGTACCGGCCATCGCCATCGTCTCCATCGGCTTCGCGCTGGGCCACGTTCCGAGCTACTGGATCGGCGGATCGGACCTACTCTCGCTGGGCGTCTTCTTCGCCCTTGTGAGCATCGCCGTCGCCTCGGTTATCCTCGGTGCGATCTACGAACGGACGCAGAACCTCGTCGTGGTCATCGTGATCCACAGCCTGATCAACGCGATCAGCGTCAGCCTGGCACTGGTCGCCGCTCTCGGAGCGTGA
- a CDS encoding CPBP family intramembrane glutamic endopeptidase — protein sequence MAVEQAAPKFEVPPDVYLGAFVVITLVVSWSVALLTVTDSIPGYTTTVLMLTPAVVVLALRRIQGQSIVRAIVSSIRGATIPSLGFAFLYPVLFIGIVGAIALASGLGVYQPGPQNFVVMVIEQFGFAVLAIVLFEQLVRMYGEELGWRGYLLPALTEKWGRVGATAAVGVVWALFHSAFLYRAAAVTGVGDPVTVAVVQAVAVFAVSFPFAYCYFLSNGSVLPVVILHLVWNILNPWVLGSIYANEQGFVAGEVLLLTGEGILGAALGLVMIAVFIVLFRRGVLIRS from the coding sequence ATGGCTGTTGAACAGGCCGCCCCCAAATTCGAGGTGCCGCCGGACGTGTACCTCGGCGCATTCGTGGTGATTACGTTGGTCGTTAGCTGGTCGGTAGCACTACTGACCGTCACCGATTCGATTCCAGGTTACACGACGACTGTGCTGATGCTCACCCCCGCTGTCGTCGTTCTCGCCCTCCGACGGATCCAGGGTCAGTCTATTGTCAGAGCGATTGTGTCCTCGATTCGCGGTGCGACCATCCCGTCGCTCGGATTCGCGTTCCTCTACCCGGTCCTGTTTATCGGCATCGTCGGTGCCATCGCCCTCGCGAGTGGCCTCGGCGTCTACCAGCCGGGCCCGCAGAACTTCGTGGTCATGGTCATCGAACAGTTCGGGTTCGCCGTCCTGGCGATAGTCCTGTTCGAACAGCTCGTCAGAATGTACGGCGAGGAGCTAGGGTGGCGCGGTTATCTGCTCCCTGCACTGACTGAAAAATGGGGACGAGTGGGTGCGACAGCAGCCGTGGGGGTCGTCTGGGCACTGTTCCACTCTGCATTCCTCTACCGGGCGGCCGCAGTGACCGGTGTCGGTGACCCCGTCACCGTTGCTGTCGTCCAAGCCGTCGCCGTGTTCGCCGTCTCGTTCCCGTTCGCGTACTGCTACTTCCTCTCCAATGGGAGTGTCCTGCCCGTTGTCATTCTCCACCTCGTCTGGAACATCCTCAATCCGTGGGTTCTGGGAAGCATCTACGCGAACGAACAGGGGTTCGTTGCCGGCGAGGTCTTACTCCTCACTGGCGAAGGGATTCTCGGGGCGGCTCTCGGTCTCGTCATGATCGCTGTGTTCATCGTCCTGTTCAGGCGGGGGGTGTTGATCCGGTCGTGA
- a CDS encoding CPBP family intramembrane glutamic endopeptidase: MRLLIGFFVITTFAVVGTIVADLVSVSVVQPLSFGYLVLTTLGLGFGAVIGALVVARYIDQRSLTDYGFRERTAWGRDLVVGGGLALIAQTVAVGVALAAGWAVVVDTIVAGSEGFILGLLGAVLLFAVVGFYEELVARGVILKNVAEGFANYGTVPAVVAAVIISSVVFGIVHLANAGASLVAVGVIAVIAITVAASYVLTGRLGLAIGFHASWNISMGVLFGQPVSGINLPARILALEVTGPTSWTGGAFGFEAGFLGVVAGVVGLVGVIAYVYVVEGRLRIHPDLLVPTLRGRSDEENAAIRGDSRVDDVHAESNIDVSHDGSLAPEK, encoded by the coding sequence GTGCGACTCCTCATCGGGTTCTTCGTGATCACGACATTCGCTGTCGTCGGAACGATTGTCGCTGACCTCGTATCAGTGTCAGTCGTGCAACCACTCTCGTTCGGCTACCTTGTGCTTACCACACTTGGACTCGGTTTCGGGGCCGTCATTGGAGCCCTCGTAGTTGCTCGCTATATCGATCAGCGATCGCTCACTGACTACGGGTTCCGAGAGCGAACGGCATGGGGGCGTGATCTCGTGGTTGGTGGCGGGCTAGCCCTCATCGCGCAAACTGTCGCTGTCGGTGTCGCGCTAGCCGCCGGGTGGGCTGTCGTGGTCGATACAATCGTCGCCGGGTCGGAAGGATTCATTCTGGGACTGCTCGGTGCAGTGCTCCTCTTTGCAGTCGTCGGCTTCTACGAAGAACTCGTGGCTCGTGGGGTCATTCTGAAGAACGTTGCCGAAGGGTTTGCGAACTATGGGACGGTCCCGGCTGTCGTCGCTGCCGTCATCATCTCCAGCGTCGTGTTCGGTATCGTTCACCTGGCGAACGCCGGCGCCTCACTCGTCGCTGTGGGCGTGATCGCAGTTATTGCGATTACCGTCGCGGCGAGCTACGTGTTAACTGGTCGACTCGGGCTCGCGATCGGGTTCCACGCCAGCTGGAACATCTCGATGGGGGTCCTGTTCGGCCAGCCCGTGAGTGGCATCAATCTCCCAGCCCGGATCCTCGCCCTCGAAGTGACGGGACCGACCAGTTGGACTGGCGGGGCCTTTGGTTTCGAGGCCGGATTCTTGGGTGTGGTTGCAGGCGTTGTCGGACTCGTCGGGGTCATTGCGTACGTCTACGTCGTCGAGGGGCGTCTCCGGATACACCCCGACCTGCTCGTTCCCACCCTTCGAGGCCGAAGTGACGAAGAAAACGCTGCGATACGTGGCGACAGCCGCGTTGATGACGTACACGCCGAATCTAATATCGACGTTAGCCACGACGGGAGCCTTGCTCCCGAGAAGTAG
- a CDS encoding helix-turn-helix domain-containing protein encodes MGIFGEFRVPPQALALSETFEAEPETAIQIDRVVASEMESLTPYFIVSGVSNTAFEAAASSDESIDALQQILDAEMGTMYRAVWGDRVEALVQEYTNEGTSILKAMGTADGWVLRIRFDGHALIGKFTSHLRDRGFSFDLVRLHEMSYAQTGSQFGLTPKQQEALVTAWQMGFFDLPRETSMVAVAEELDITPQSLSDRLRRAQNTLIGDALRVALPTSQDNSAED; translated from the coding sequence ATGGGCATCTTTGGAGAGTTCCGCGTCCCTCCGCAAGCCCTCGCACTCTCCGAGACATTCGAGGCCGAGCCGGAGACTGCCATCCAGATCGACCGGGTTGTCGCTTCGGAAATGGAGTCCTTGACCCCGTACTTCATCGTCTCGGGAGTGTCGAACACTGCCTTCGAGGCCGCCGCCAGTTCGGACGAGTCGATCGATGCTCTCCAGCAGATTCTCGACGCCGAGATGGGGACGATGTATCGTGCGGTATGGGGAGATCGGGTCGAAGCCCTCGTCCAAGAGTACACGAATGAGGGGACATCGATTCTGAAAGCTATGGGTACGGCGGACGGGTGGGTTCTCCGGATTCGATTCGATGGTCATGCACTAATCGGCAAGTTCACATCCCATCTCCGCGATCGGGGGTTCTCGTTCGACCTGGTCCGTCTCCACGAGATGTCCTACGCCCAGACGGGCAGCCAGTTCGGGCTCACCCCGAAACAACAGGAGGCGCTGGTAACAGCGTGGCAGATGGGTTTCTTCGATCTTCCGAGGGAGACGTCGATGGTGGCCGTCGCTGAAGAACTCGATATCACCCCCCAGTCCCTCTCCGACCGGCTTCGCCGAGCGCAGAACACGCTCATCGGCGATGCGCTACGCGTGGCTCTGCCGACGAGCCAGGATAACTCCGCAGAAGATTGA
- a CDS encoding ArsR family transcriptional regulator yields MGDTQKQGMGDTQNRPFNEMLDAIGHIQRRKLLLALLTHNPQDDEPVAIVENESADEEFTRLVGMQHVHLPKLEDYGFISWNRDANEVSKGPNFEEIRPLLELLRGHEDDLPDGWL; encoded by the coding sequence ATGGGCGATACGCAGAAACAGGGTATGGGCGATACGCAGAATCGTCCGTTCAACGAGATGCTCGACGCGATCGGCCACATTCAGCGTCGCAAACTGCTTCTCGCGTTACTGACCCACAACCCACAGGACGACGAACCGGTCGCCATTGTCGAGAACGAATCGGCAGACGAGGAGTTCACACGGCTCGTGGGAATGCAACACGTTCATCTCCCGAAACTGGAGGATTACGGGTTCATCAGCTGGAATCGTGACGCCAACGAAGTCTCGAAAGGCCCGAACTTCGAGGAGATCCGCCCGCTGCTCGAACTGCTCCGCGGCCACGAGGACGACCTCCCCGACGGCTGGCTGTAG
- a CDS encoding TIGR00341 family protein yields MARLVFLTVPIGKRDAVVDVLDDEEIEYTLTEESSGRDYSCAVHFPLPTGAVEPVLDRLRDAGVNEQAVTVTVETESITSREYDRLEARFAEDAESPEQIARDELQSAAADLVPASIPVYAGMTIVSAIIATAGLLLDSAAVVVGSMVIAPLIGPAMATSVGTVFRDRDLFRDGVKLQLIGAALTIGGAAVFAVLIRAGNLVPPGLDLLSIAQIRERFRPDILSLVVALGSGAAGVISLASGLSSALVGVMIAVALVPPAATVGIGLAWGNTALAVGSGVLLLVNVLSINLAALVVLWYMGYRPEKWFHIEQTRKMFLKRVGVLLVSILLLSAFLGSVTFSSYQTSTVEQSIQDDVREILDAPAYSEFVLLEIQFEYADNLLAQTPSRVTILIGAPRGEAPPALGDEIDTRVDRIAGRNVAVQVRYLLVQEPG; encoded by the coding sequence ATGGCTCGGCTGGTCTTCCTGACCGTTCCGATCGGCAAACGGGACGCCGTCGTCGACGTCCTCGACGACGAAGAGATCGAGTACACGCTGACCGAAGAGTCGAGTGGCCGGGACTACTCCTGTGCTGTGCACTTTCCCCTGCCGACTGGTGCTGTCGAGCCAGTGTTGGACCGACTTCGAGACGCCGGAGTGAACGAGCAGGCCGTCACGGTGACAGTCGAGACGGAGTCGATCACCTCTCGTGAGTACGACCGACTCGAAGCGCGGTTCGCCGAGGACGCCGAGAGTCCCGAGCAGATCGCCAGAGACGAACTCCAGAGTGCTGCTGCGGACCTGGTTCCGGCGTCCATCCCCGTCTACGCCGGGATGACCATCGTGAGTGCGATCATCGCGACGGCGGGCTTACTACTGGACTCGGCTGCCGTCGTTGTCGGGTCGATGGTGATCGCACCGCTCATCGGGCCCGCGATGGCGACGAGCGTCGGGACGGTCTTCCGTGATCGCGATCTCTTCCGTGACGGTGTCAAACTGCAACTCATCGGCGCCGCCCTCACGATCGGCGGGGCAGCCGTCTTTGCGGTTCTCATCAGGGCCGGGAACCTCGTCCCCCCGGGATTGGACCTCCTGTCGATCGCACAGATTCGCGAGCGGTTCCGTCCGGACATCCTGTCACTCGTCGTCGCTCTCGGTTCCGGTGCTGCGGGCGTGATCAGTCTCGCGTCGGGCCTCTCTTCGGCACTGGTCGGCGTCATGATCGCCGTCGCACTCGTCCCGCCTGCAGCGACGGTCGGGATCGGTCTCGCCTGGGGCAACACCGCACTCGCCGTGGGCTCCGGCGTGTTACTCCTCGTCAACGTCCTGTCGATCAATCTCGCCGCGCTGGTCGTGCTCTGGTACATGGGCTATCGGCCCGAGAAGTGGTTCCACATCGAGCAGACCCGGAAGATGTTCCTCAAGCGTGTCGGTGTCCTGCTGGTGAGCATCCTGCTCCTCTCTGCGTTCCTCGGGAGCGTGACGTTCTCTTCGTATCAGACGTCCACCGTCGAACAGTCGATCCAGGACGACGTTCGGGAGATTCTCGACGCGCCGGCCTACTCGGAGTTCGTCCTCCTCGAGATCCAGTTCGAGTACGCCGACAATCTGCTCGCGCAGACTCCCTCCCGGGTCACCATCTTGATCGGGGCGCCGCGAGGGGAGGCACCACCGGCGTTGGGTGACGAGATCGACACCCGTGTCGATCGAATCGCCGGGCGAAACGTCGCCGTGCAGGTTCGGTATCTGCTCGTCCAGGAACCCGGATAA
- a CDS encoding universal stress protein, producing MLLPTDGSEVSATAAETAVTLAAQFDADLHVVHVLEADRPASDTDGSTNPARSGERAVQAAVDLATAAGVETTERIIDRREPIHDEILSYADRHGIDCIVMGTRGRSGLDIRRAVLGSVTELTLRESPVPVVTVHEETVVDSDISSILVPTDGSECAHTAVDHAGDLARAVDATLHIVYVVEEGQVLDGDRARRLRETLEEIGETALEAALGRVQSSTYLSTATAILTGPPSFEIVRYAADHDVDCIVMGTHGRKGVRRILLGSVTERVVRRADVPVISVK from the coding sequence ATGCTACTACCGACCGACGGGAGTGAGGTCTCGGCGACCGCTGCTGAAACAGCCGTGACGCTCGCCGCACAGTTCGACGCGGACCTCCACGTCGTTCACGTCCTCGAGGCCGACCGACCCGCGAGCGACACGGACGGGTCCACCAACCCCGCCCGGAGCGGCGAGCGGGCAGTGCAGGCGGCCGTCGACCTGGCTACCGCTGCCGGTGTCGAGACGACAGAGCGGATCATCGACCGGAGGGAGCCGATCCACGACGAGATCCTCTCGTATGCCGACAGACACGGTATCGACTGTATCGTGATGGGAACTCGGGGACGGAGTGGACTCGACATTCGCCGAGCAGTCCTCGGGAGCGTCACTGAACTGACCCTCCGTGAGTCTCCCGTCCCAGTCGTGACGGTCCACGAAGAGACCGTCGTCGACTCGGACATCAGTTCGATACTCGTTCCGACCGACGGGAGCGAGTGTGCACACACTGCTGTCGACCATGCCGGTGATTTGGCGCGAGCGGTCGACGCGACGTTACACATCGTCTACGTCGTCGAGGAGGGACAGGTGCTAGACGGCGACAGGGCTCGCAGACTGCGTGAGACCCTCGAAGAGATCGGCGAGACGGCACTGGAGGCCGCCCTCGGGCGAGTCCAGTCTTCGACCTACCTGTCGACCGCAACCGCGATACTGACCGGCCCTCCGTCTTTCGAGATCGTCAGATACGCAGCGGACCACGACGTCGACTGTATCGTCATGGGCACACACGGCCGGAAGGGAGTACGCCGGATCCTGCTCGGGAGCGTCACCGAACGTGTGGTTCGCCGTGCCGACGTCCCTGTGATATCCGTGAAGTGA